In Marinilabiliales bacterium, a single window of DNA contains:
- a CDS encoding valine--tRNA ligase, whose amino-acid sequence MDIPSKYNPAVTEEKWYKYWLDNGLFRSVPDERQPYTIVIPPPNVTGVLHMGHMLNNTIQDILVRRARMQGKNACWVPGTDHASIATEARVVARLKDKGIDKSKLSRKEFLEHAWAWKEEHGGIILEQLKKLGASCDWSRTVFTMDEGYSESVFDVFTDLYKKGLIYRGVRMVNWDPQAKTAVSDEEVIYREVSSKLYHVRYRVEGGDEWVVIATTRPETILGDTAVSVNPADDRFRHLHGKNVVVPMVNRVVPLITDSYVDMEFGTGALKITPAHDINDYEIGIRHNLPVIDIFNDDGTLGEKAEIFIGMDRFEARDAAVKKLTGEGYMVKVEDYVNKVGYSERTDAAIEPRLSMQWFCRMGELAGPALENVMNDNIRFYPAKFRNTYRHWMENIKDWCISRQLWWGHRIPAWYIAGGNDFVVAKTPDEALRLAREKTGNDSLTLQDIRQDEDVLDTWFSSWLWPVAVFDGIRKPDNPDYKYYYPTDDLVTAPEILFFWVARMIMAGYEYPKEKPFRSVYLTGIVRDKLGRKMSKSLGNSPEPLELIKKFGADGVRVGMLLCSPAGGDLLFDESLTGQGRNFSNKIWNAFRLVKGWETDENAAQPLHSQQAVEWFDTRLTEAVGRLERLYETYRLSEALMLLYRLFWDDFSSWYLEIVKPAYRQPLDAETRKATTRFFDRLLRLLHPIMPFITEELWQRLEKRKEGESIVTAQMPGTGKVQKKLLSDFSIAMEVVSSLRNIRAEKNIPQKEPLSLQVLSGEKMGMPPFEQVIARLANLSEISETEYESPGAISFMVGTTAFFVPMEGKLDPEEEMAKLQKELEYARGFLNSVMKKLDNERFVKNAPDKVVKNEMAKKSDAESRITALEERLNSLKA is encoded by the coding sequence ATGGATATTCCTTCAAAGTACAACCCTGCAGTCACTGAAGAGAAGTGGTACAAATACTGGCTTGACAACGGCCTGTTCAGGTCGGTGCCCGATGAGAGGCAGCCGTATACAATAGTTATCCCTCCCCCCAATGTGACCGGGGTCCTGCATATGGGGCATATGCTGAACAACACGATTCAGGACATACTTGTGAGGCGGGCCAGGATGCAGGGAAAGAATGCCTGCTGGGTGCCGGGTACCGATCATGCTTCCATTGCAACGGAAGCAAGGGTTGTTGCCAGGCTTAAAGATAAAGGGATTGATAAATCGAAGCTTTCGCGGAAGGAATTTCTTGAGCATGCATGGGCATGGAAAGAAGAGCATGGGGGCATTATACTGGAACAGCTGAAGAAACTGGGTGCTTCGTGTGACTGGTCGCGGACAGTCTTCACGATGGATGAAGGCTATTCAGAGAGCGTTTTTGATGTTTTTACCGACCTCTATAAGAAGGGGCTGATATACCGTGGTGTAAGAATGGTCAACTGGGACCCGCAGGCGAAGACCGCCGTATCAGACGAGGAGGTAATATACAGGGAGGTCAGTTCAAAGCTTTACCACGTGCGTTACAGGGTAGAGGGCGGGGATGAGTGGGTGGTGATAGCCACCACCAGGCCGGAAACCATCCTGGGAGATACTGCTGTGAGTGTTAACCCGGCTGACGACCGTTTCAGGCATCTGCACGGTAAAAATGTGGTTGTACCAATGGTTAACAGGGTGGTCCCGTTAATAACCGACAGTTACGTTGACATGGAATTCGGTACGGGAGCCCTGAAAATAACCCCTGCCCACGACATTAATGACTATGAGATAGGGATCAGGCATAACCTGCCGGTTATAGATATTTTCAATGACGACGGTACCCTTGGTGAAAAGGCGGAGATATTCATCGGGATGGACAGGTTTGAGGCCAGGGATGCTGCAGTGAAAAAGCTTACCGGTGAGGGGTATATGGTGAAGGTTGAGGACTATGTCAACAAGGTCGGCTATTCCGAGCGAACAGATGCAGCCATTGAACCACGGCTCTCAATGCAGTGGTTCTGCCGGATGGGTGAGCTGGCCGGACCGGCGCTCGAAAACGTTATGAACGATAATATCAGGTTCTACCCTGCCAAATTCAGGAATACCTACAGGCACTGGATGGAGAATATAAAGGACTGGTGCATATCCCGCCAGTTATGGTGGGGACACAGGATCCCTGCCTGGTATATCGCGGGTGGCAATGATTTTGTCGTTGCAAAGACCCCTGATGAGGCGCTCAGGCTTGCCAGGGAAAAGACCGGTAATGACAGTCTGACCTTGCAGGATATCCGTCAGGATGAAGATGTGCTTGACACATGGTTCTCATCCTGGTTATGGCCCGTTGCAGTGTTCGACGGCATCAGAAAACCGGATAACCCGGATTATAAGTATTATTATCCGACCGACGACCTCGTTACGGCACCCGAAATACTGTTCTTCTGGGTTGCCCGCATGATCATGGCCGGGTACGAATACCCGAAAGAAAAGCCCTTCAGAAGTGTTTATCTAACAGGCATAGTGCGTGACAAGCTTGGCAGGAAAATGTCCAAGTCCCTCGGTAACTCACCTGAGCCACTGGAGCTCATAAAGAAATTCGGGGCCGACGGGGTAAGGGTGGGTATGCTGCTCTGTTCTCCTGCAGGAGGCGACCTTTTGTTTGATGAGAGTCTCACCGGGCAGGGAAGGAATTTCTCCAATAAGATATGGAATGCCTTCCGCCTTGTCAAGGGCTGGGAAACAGACGAAAATGCTGCTCAGCCCCTCCATTCGCAACAGGCTGTCGAATGGTTCGATACCAGACTGACAGAGGCTGTGGGCCGCCTTGAGAGACTATATGAAACCTACAGGCTTTCAGAGGCTCTTATGCTTCTGTACAGGCTTTTCTGGGATGATTTTTCTTCATGGTACCTGGAGATAGTAAAACCGGCATACAGGCAGCCGCTGGATGCTGAGACCCGCAAGGCGACCACCCGCTTTTTCGACCGGCTTCTCAGGCTGCTGCATCCGATAATGCCCTTTATTACCGAAGAGCTGTGGCAGAGGCTGGAAAAGAGGAAGGAGGGGGAGAGCATTGTGACAGCACAGATGCCAGGGACAGGTAAAGTGCAGAAGAAATTGCTTTCCGACTTCAGCATTGCCATGGAAGTAGTCAGTTCACTCCGCAATATCAGGGCTGAAAAGAACATCCCCCAAAAAGAGCCACTTTCACTCCAGGTACTGTCCGGAGAGAAGATGGGCATGCCCCCGTTTGAACAGGTGATAGCCCGTCTTGCCAACCTGTCTGAAATCAGCGAAACAGAGTATGAGTCCCCCGGTGCTATTTCATTCATGGTCGGGACCACGGCATTTTTCGTGCCCATGGAAGGAAAGCTTGATCCGGAGGAGGAGATGGCAAAACTGCAAAAAGAGCTGGAGTATGCCCGTGGATTTCTGAATTCGGTTATGAAGAAGCTGGATAATGAGCGTTTTGTGAAAAATGCACCGGATAAGGTCGTCAAGAATGAAATGGCAAAGAAGTCTGATGCCGAAAGCAGGATTACAGCTCTCGAAGAGAGGCTGAATAGCCTGAAGGCCTGA
- a CDS encoding glutamine synthetase — MHQSDIKLNPNELVRFLKKPADRFTRDDIVRYIEENGIEMLNFRYVAEDGKLKTLNFVISGKEHLETVLTQGERVDGSSLFSFIEAGSSDLYVVPRYRTAFVNPFAGVPTLDILCSFYNSEGHPLESDPRYILSKAHSDFTARTGFKFLALGELEYYVNSPRHDFFPPVDQKGYHASEPYAKFEKLRSEALLLIAKAGGRTKYGHAEVGSFTRDNELFEQHEIEFLPCDVEDAADQLIIAKWILRMLAFKYGVEISFAPKITVGKAGSGMHVHAMLEKEGVNLMIRNGVLSDTARKMVAGWLDCASALTAFGNTIPTSYLRLVPHQEAPTSICWGDRNRSVLVRVPLGWLGENNMINDANPGEKINTADYGGKQTVEFRSPDGSADIYLLMAGLVVAAGHGLEMDNALKLAEDLYVDVNIFSDEHRERLAGLEKLPASCWDSASALEAKKSVFEKNGVFPPGVLKNVAERLRAYDDRNLSERLYGNNEAIRELVLKHIHCM; from the coding sequence ATGCATCAATCAGATATTAAACTGAACCCTAATGAGCTGGTGAGGTTCCTTAAAAAACCGGCCGACCGGTTCACCAGGGATGATATTGTCAGGTATATTGAAGAGAACGGGATTGAGATGCTGAACTTCAGGTACGTGGCAGAAGACGGGAAGCTGAAAACCCTCAATTTTGTGATCTCCGGCAAGGAGCACCTGGAGACGGTCCTTACACAGGGTGAACGTGTTGACGGATCAAGCCTGTTTTCATTCATTGAGGCCGGATCCAGTGATCTTTATGTGGTGCCACGATACCGTACCGCCTTTGTTAACCCGTTTGCCGGTGTCCCGACCCTGGATATCCTTTGCTCTTTTTACAATAGTGAAGGACATCCGCTGGAGAGCGATCCCCGGTACATACTCAGCAAGGCTCACAGTGACTTCACCGCCCGTACGGGATTTAAATTCCTCGCACTGGGGGAACTGGAATACTACGTTAACAGTCCCCGTCACGATTTTTTCCCTCCGGTCGACCAGAAGGGGTATCATGCATCGGAGCCATACGCCAAGTTTGAGAAGCTGCGTTCCGAGGCCCTGCTTTTGATTGCAAAGGCAGGCGGCAGGACCAAATACGGCCATGCCGAGGTTGGAAGCTTTACGAGGGACAATGAGCTGTTTGAACAGCATGAGATAGAGTTTCTTCCCTGCGATGTGGAGGATGCGGCCGACCAGCTTATCATTGCCAAATGGATACTGCGGATGCTTGCATTCAAATACGGCGTTGAGATAAGTTTTGCCCCAAAGATAACTGTAGGCAAAGCAGGCAGCGGCATGCACGTTCACGCGATGCTGGAAAAGGAGGGGGTGAACCTGATGATCCGCAACGGGGTTTTGAGCGATACTGCAAGGAAGATGGTGGCAGGATGGCTTGACTGCGCCTCTGCCCTGACAGCCTTTGGCAATACTATTCCAACGTCATATCTGAGACTGGTTCCGCACCAGGAGGCGCCCACCAGCATCTGCTGGGGCGACAGGAACCGCTCCGTGCTTGTGCGCGTCCCTCTCGGATGGCTGGGGGAGAACAACATGATCAACGATGCCAATCCCGGTGAAAAGATTAATACTGCCGATTATGGTGGGAAACAGACGGTCGAGTTTCGCTCGCCTGACGGGTCGGCCGACATTTACCTGTTGATGGCGGGACTTGTTGTGGCGGCGGGGCACGGACTTGAAATGGACAATGCACTTAAGCTGGCGGAGGATCTGTATGTGGATGTCAATATTTTCAGCGATGAACACAGGGAGAGGCTGGCAGGACTTGAAAAGCTTCCTGCCTCATGCTGGGATTCTGCATCTGCGCTTGAGGCAAAGAAGTCTGTTTTTGAGAAAAACGGAGTCTTCCCGCCGGGAGTTCTTAAAAATGTTGCCGAAAGGCTGAGGGCTTATGACGACAGGAACCTCAGCGAGCGTCTTTATGGCAATAATGAAGCTATCAGAGAGCTGGTACTGAAACACATACACTGCATGTAG
- a CDS encoding DUF1080 domain-containing protein, which translates to MEKMHLTFFATILLVFTLAWSCGPAADRTAEAEVAPNTLSEQEKEEGFILLFDGETTTGWRSYNGEDFPGEGWAVEDGTLRCTGSGGDIVYDGTFLDFHLKVDWKISEGGNSGIFYLGQEIPGRPIWHTAPEFQVLDNERHPDAQQGIDGNRKAASLYDILPAVPQNTRPAGEWNNAEIIVYRGTVFHRQNGEDVLEYHLDTPEFQQMVEESKFDAGLFGKYIEGVIGLQDHGDDVWFRNIKLREY; encoded by the coding sequence ATGGAAAAAATGCATTTAACCTTTTTCGCAACTATTCTCCTGGTATTTACCCTGGCCTGGTCGTGCGGCCCTGCGGCCGACCGCACGGCAGAAGCTGAAGTTGCACCAAACACTCTTTCAGAGCAGGAAAAAGAGGAAGGATTTATCCTCCTTTTTGACGGGGAGACAACTACCGGATGGCGCTCCTATAACGGCGAGGACTTTCCCGGGGAGGGCTGGGCCGTTGAAGACGGCACACTGCGTTGCACCGGCAGTGGAGGCGATATTGTATATGATGGCACATTCCTGGATTTTCACCTTAAAGTGGACTGGAAAATATCTGAAGGCGGCAACAGCGGCATCTTCTATCTCGGGCAGGAAATACCCGGAAGGCCCATATGGCATACGGCCCCCGAATTCCAGGTACTTGACAATGAACGTCACCCCGATGCACAGCAGGGGATTGACGGGAACCGGAAAGCTGCTTCACTCTACGACATACTTCCGGCCGTACCACAGAATACCAGGCCTGCAGGTGAGTGGAACAACGCAGAGATAATCGTGTACCGCGGAACAGTATTCCACCGCCAGAATGGCGAGGATGTCCTTGAGTACCATCTTGACACTCCTGAATTTCAGCAGATGGTCGAAGAGAGCAAGTTTGACGCCGGACTTTTCGGCAAGTATATAGAAGGGGTGATCGGACTCCAGGACCATGGTGATGATGTATGGTTCAGGAACATTAAATTGAGGGAATACTAA